A window from Ureaplasma parvum serovar 3 str. ATCC 27815 encodes these proteins:
- the ftsY gene encoding signal recognition particle-docking protein FtsY produces MGFFKKIFNKILGKKDTEQISQEISQKNEENRILKLEDNSINKFNEGLRKSSSALTDAINELAVKYIDIDERWYEHLEEVLISYDVGYVATNKIIESIRNEMIYQKVNDPDLIKSIIIDKIFIYYIQDTEINTAINLKENQTNVVLVVGVNGVGKTTSIAKITKKFIDENKKVLLVAGDTFRAGAVEQLKVWAQRLGVDIELPNKEGQDPASVIYAGVKKGYEQKYDLVICDTSGRLQNKINLMNELKKIHDVIHKFDEYAPHETLLVLDATQGQSGINQAKAFNEVTKISGIILTKMDSTSRGGIVLAIKDAFNIPVKLIGLGEKLEDLSVFDLEMYVDSIVLGMKLDVK; encoded by the coding sequence ATGGGTTTTTTTAAAAAAATATTCAATAAAATTCTAGGAAAAAAAGACACAGAACAAATATCACAAGAGATTTCACAAAAAAATGAAGAAAATCGTATTTTAAAATTAGAGGATAATTCGATTAATAAATTTAATGAAGGATTAAGAAAATCATCTTCTGCTTTAACTGATGCTATTAACGAATTAGCAGTTAAATATATAGATATTGATGAACGATGATATGAACATTTAGAAGAAGTTTTAATTAGTTATGATGTAGGCTATGTTGCAACTAATAAAATTATTGAATCAATTAGAAATGAAATGATTTACCAAAAAGTTAATGATCCTGATTTAATAAAGTCTATTATTATTGATAAAATTTTTATTTATTATATTCAAGATACAGAAATTAATACAGCAATTAATTTAAAAGAAAATCAAACTAATGTAGTTTTGGTGGTTGGGGTTAATGGCGTTGGTAAAACAACATCAATCGCAAAAATCACTAAAAAATTCATTGATGAAAATAAAAAAGTTCTCTTAGTAGCTGGAGATACATTTAGAGCAGGTGCTGTTGAACAATTAAAAGTTTGAGCACAACGCTTAGGTGTTGACATTGAATTACCTAATAAAGAGGGTCAAGATCCTGCTTCTGTCATATACGCTGGAGTTAAAAAAGGTTATGAACAAAAATATGATTTAGTAATTTGTGATACATCAGGTAGATTACAAAATAAAATTAATTTGATGAATGAATTAAAAAAAATTCATGATGTAATTCATAAATTTGATGAATACGCTCCGCACGAAACTTTATTAGTTTTAGATGCCACTCAAGGCCAATCAGGAATTAATCAAGCAAAAGCATTTAACGAAGTAACGAAAATTTCAGGGATTATTTTAACTAAAATGGATTCTACAAGTCGTGGGGGAATTGTATTAGCAATCAAAGATGCTTTTAATATACCTGTGAAATTGATTGGTTTAGGCGAAAAATTAGAGGATTTAAGTGTATTTGATTTAGAAATGTATGTTGATAGCATAGTTTTAGGAATGAAATTAGATGTTAAATAA
- a CDS encoding putative DNA-binding protein, with the protein MLNKNKRWYLIALYDIYQGLLTTKQCEYFNLHYFKDLSFSEIAELKEISKSAISDCLNKVCDQLLKYEQALLIYEKNKKRNDLYTLINDSELVKKLKDI; encoded by the coding sequence ATGTTAAATAAGAATAAACGTTGATATTTGATTGCTTTATATGATATTTATCAAGGATTATTAACAACAAAACAATGTGAATATTTTAATTTACATTATTTTAAAGATTTGTCGTTTTCTGAAATTGCTGAACTAAAAGAAATTTCAAAAAGCGCTATTAGTGATTGTTTAAACAAAGTGTGTGACCAATTATTAAAATATGAACAAGCACTTTTAATTTATGAAAAAAACAAAAAGCGTAATGATTTATATACATTAATCAACGATTCTGAATTAGTTAAAAAATTAAAAGATATATAA
- a CDS encoding DUF1410 domain-containing protein — protein MKRIKNRKWWKFGGVLFLLPLASFLIMCKNQEAPKTNQEAPKTNKENVLDDFDANIINIENISKPKFINQNKTIINLKLKKFNFKSPNTTITLTYKDNNGHKFTSDPLSINDEQNYDFIFSNLTPNRKYQIQNLTFNNQKRTDIYLKTNLNNAIFSIKPIPIKTNNFKIKVFNQNALISFSIPKNSDVRVNEKIALEFENLSSNLVPNNEIISRIDKNFNVEFKLDNLKLNNKYRIVNLRFLDTNPPNVSPNIFEKLSNYESSFIIPGIKTNMHNHKDLNSNDKKYIDSPYNTKIELNDKNNFNDKVLPDAFEQQNINIQEVENLNQDILNQNELELQKYFSFISDQANLKDKDFQNYSFNDINKNSKQEIKFKIKHINIDSSNKKAIIELDSSSSNDNTKLLEANNKQLLIKSYDYNNPWSKIVSYEKKDNNKMIFDLHDFPKDLKTFIITHIRFDDNITSLGKIKENSFEYYQNDKEYLLKSLKYYFDIKENQLYGSACFNFNNDDFKILKNKTFVFKYEIDTKNNILNKYIPLNKYINVDFKNLAQFKIVNVFDGLNYKLESIKIVNKNSLLPYNDHVNIQNANNTNFSVWHKVYPKQNIINEFFDDSLIKDEFNLSKIDFNHLWKNNTDQKNIPYSLRNLISLTLHEREYAIYKHNATNGFYLYNTITSNKDFNLIKNNKESYHLNSLIAHLAIKDEGLKKDESAGFFLEKDLNDFDNLNNFKDEDIVFNVDLELDPNLIYESQLVDKNMRRSHVIIPISYKVIKKQHILEDVEFSLNYALGSEAYENHIYQQIKSQLKFNVFLNGSKIKVEVKPRNDNIKLYDYVWKHNNSNQPSYFIGRYDFIVNWLTNNNEVIIDKKLEEFKKKSYTARILKDNENEMSKAAIKQVRERTITFSLTSDGTWNFLGKVKPNDPNDYRYYMLTDHHVIGSGGSWYNPQINWAGKMEYESINLNKKTIYDDDGNEKYTYSNFADYTVVIPQTISQNDLNKDKYQPYYNYSSVNNQDTPGKNQLQYFAFPFKLKFEKVMDFCLQKNNIYKHYNALGRYDDKISELDWSVVSIDLKPIFEAFKNQDLNKPFIYNNKTLSPEETSVIKYFLSLKNIKPLEVSPQTRYVRSNQDVDWYIGTFPRYTNTNQNSMGVGELRYREYNIQKIDSVNTNFVTGGKGVLYKSDIPYTTISTDYIDAAGGSSGTSLYDEQGRFVGSIATGRTPSKNGHPTWETIGWSLIDSQISGFFGDRENRANNSSIIQQIKQLAYLYPEKYEDIYK, from the coding sequence ATGAAAAGAATAAAAAACAGAAAATGATGAAAATTCGGTGGAGTATTATTTTTGCTCCCCCTTGCTTCTTTTTTAATAATGTGCAAGAACCAAGAAGCACCAAAAACAAACCAAGAAGCACCAAAAACAAATAAAGAAAATGTCTTAGACGATTTTGATGCAAATATAATTAATATAGAAAATATTAGTAAACCTAAATTTATTAATCAAAATAAAACAATTATTAATTTAAAATTAAAAAAATTTAATTTTAAATCACCAAATACTACTATAACCTTAACTTATAAAGATAATAATGGTCACAAATTTACATCAGATCCTTTAAGTATTAATGATGAACAAAATTATGATTTTATTTTTTCTAATTTAACCCCTAATCGTAAATATCAAATTCAAAATTTAACTTTTAATAATCAAAAAAGAACAGACATTTATTTGAAAACCAACCTAAATAATGCTATTTTTTCAATAAAACCAATACCTATTAAAACCAATAATTTTAAAATAAAAGTTTTTAATCAAAATGCATTAATATCTTTTAGCATTCCTAAAAATTCTGATGTAAGAGTAAATGAAAAAATAGCATTAGAATTTGAAAATTTAAGTAGTAATTTAGTGCCTAATAACGAAATAATTAGTAGAATTGATAAAAATTTTAATGTAGAATTTAAATTAGATAATTTAAAATTAAATAATAAATATCGAATTGTAAATCTTAGATTTTTAGATACTAATCCACCTAATGTTAGTCCAAATATTTTTGAAAAGTTATCTAATTATGAAAGCAGTTTTATCATACCAGGTATTAAAACAAATATGCATAATCATAAAGACTTGAATAGTAATGACAAAAAATATATTGATAGTCCTTATAACACTAAAATTGAACTTAATGATAAAAATAATTTTAATGATAAAGTGTTGCCAGATGCATTTGAACAGCAAAACATTAATATACAAGAAGTTGAGAATCTTAATCAAGACATCTTAAATCAAAATGAGCTAGAATTACAAAAATATTTTAGTTTTATTAGTGATCAAGCAAACCTTAAAGACAAAGATTTTCAAAACTATTCTTTTAATGATATTAATAAAAATTCAAAGCAAGAAATTAAATTTAAAATCAAACATATTAACATCGATAGTAGTAATAAAAAAGCAATCATTGAATTAGATTCGTCTAGTTCTAATGATAATACTAAACTTTTAGAAGCAAATAATAAACAATTGTTAATTAAATCATATGATTATAATAATCCCTGATCTAAAATTGTTAGTTATGAAAAAAAAGATAATAATAAAATGATATTTGATTTACATGATTTTCCAAAAGATTTGAAAACATTTATTATTACTCATATTCGTTTTGATGATAATATAACTTCGCTTGGTAAAATTAAAGAAAATAGTTTTGAATACTATCAAAACGACAAGGAATATTTACTAAAATCACTTAAATACTACTTTGATATAAAAGAAAATCAACTATACGGTTCTGCTTGTTTTAATTTTAATAATGATGATTTTAAAATCCTAAAAAATAAAACTTTTGTTTTTAAATATGAAATCGACACTAAAAATAATATTTTAAATAAATATATACCATTAAATAAATATATAAATGTTGATTTTAAAAATCTAGCACAATTTAAAATTGTTAATGTTTTCGATGGATTAAATTATAAACTTGAAAGTATAAAAATAGTTAATAAAAACAGCTTGTTACCTTATAATGATCATGTTAATATTCAAAATGCTAATAATACAAATTTTAGTGTTTGACATAAAGTTTATCCAAAGCAAAATATTATTAATGAGTTTTTTGATGATTCATTAATAAAAGATGAATTTAATTTATCAAAAATAGATTTTAATCACTTATGAAAAAATAATACTGATCAAAAAAATATCCCTTATTCTTTGCGCAATTTAATATCATTAACTTTGCATGAAAGAGAATATGCAATTTATAAGCATAATGCTACTAATGGTTTTTATTTATATAACACAATAACAAGTAATAAAGATTTTAATTTAATTAAAAATAATAAAGAGTCATATCATCTAAATTCTTTAATTGCACATTTAGCAATTAAAGATGAAGGATTAAAAAAGGATGAATCTGCTGGTTTCTTCTTAGAAAAAGATTTGAATGATTTTGATAATTTAAATAATTTTAAAGATGAAGATATTGTCTTTAATGTAGATCTAGAATTAGATCCTAATCTAATTTATGAATCACAACTTGTAGATAAAAACATGCGAAGATCGCATGTGATAATTCCTATTTCATATAAAGTAATTAAAAAACAACACATTTTAGAAGATGTTGAATTTAGTTTAAATTATGCTTTAGGTTCTGAAGCTTATGAAAATCACATCTATCAACAAATTAAATCACAATTAAAATTTAATGTCTTTTTAAATGGTTCAAAGATAAAAGTTGAAGTTAAGCCACGCAATGATAATATTAAGCTTTATGATTACGTTTGAAAACACAATAATTCAAATCAACCGTCATATTTTATTGGAAGATATGATTTTATTGTTAATTGATTAACAAATAATAATGAAGTTATTATCGATAAAAAATTAGAGGAATTTAAAAAGAAATCTTATACCGCAAGAATTTTAAAAGACAATGAAAATGAAATGTCAAAAGCGGCAATAAAACAAGTTCGTGAGCGTACGATTACTTTTAGTTTAACAAGTGATGGTACTTGAAATTTTTTAGGTAAGGTAAAACCAAATGATCCAAATGATTATCGTTATTATATGTTAACTGATCATCATGTTATTGGTAGTGGTGGTAGTTGATATAATCCCCAAATAAATTGGGCTGGAAAAATGGAATATGAAAGTATTAATTTAAATAAAAAAACTATCTACGATGATGATGGAAATGAAAAATACACATATTCGAATTTTGCAGATTATACAGTTGTAATTCCTCAAACAATTAGTCAAAATGATTTAAATAAAGATAAATATCAACCATATTATAATTATAGTAGTGTTAATAACCAAGATACTCCAGGAAAAAATCAACTTCAATATTTTGCTTTTCCTTTTAAATTAAAATTTGAAAAAGTAATGGATTTTTGTTTACAAAAAAATAATATATATAAACACTACAATGCTTTAGGTAGATATGATGATAAAATAAGTGAATTAGATTGGTCAGTAGTTAGTATCGATCTAAAACCAATTTTTGAAGCTTTTAAAAATCAAGATTTAAATAAACCGTTTATTTACAATAATAAAACTTTGTCTCCAGAAGAAACTAGTGTTATAAAATATTTTTTAAGTTTAAAAAATATAAAACCATTAGAGGTTAGTCCACAAACAAGATATGTTAGAAGCAACCAAGATGTTGATTGGTATATTGGCACTTTCCCTCGTTATACAAATACTAACCAAAATTCAATGGGGGTTGGCGAACTACGTTATCGTGAATATAATATACAAAAAATCGATTCTGTAAATACTAATTTTGTCACAGGTGGTAAGGGCGTTTTATATAAATCAGATATACCATATACAACAATTAGTACTGACTATATAGATGCTGCGGGTGGTTCATCTGGAACTAGTTTATATGATGAACAAGGACGATTCGTTGGATCAATTGCAACTGGTAGAACTCCAAGTAAAAATGGTCATCCAACGTGAGAAACTATAGGTTGAAGTTTAATAGATAGTCAAATTAGTGGGTTTTTTGGTGATCGGGAAAATAGAGCTAACAATAGTTCGATTATCCAACAAATTAAACAATTAGCTTATTTATATCCAGAAAAATATGAGGATATCTATAAGTAA
- a CDS encoding tyrosine-type recombinase/integrase, translated as MINKFLQSIKKRNLSKNTYLTYESHLRKFKVQEQSFKQIIKQLLNNNYKPKSLKLAKSILSEYWKFSKQYQYVQELEQIKLSKEQKSYKKVFSLDDIKKCLKINKQDTKQIKFYKTILLFYATTGIRAMEIYQLKQINNDLFVISGKGNKNRQICYIEHLWNNIKNKKLPSTKTLRKYLKVFFDNKNVSLHTLRRSFITNFLTSNENYKRGDMLKIVQDLVGHENIQTTLQYVQITKEQVDDVYKEFFKEFENDK; from the coding sequence ATGATAAACAAATTTCTACAAAGTATTAAAAAACGTAATTTATCAAAAAATACATATTTAACTTATGAATCACATTTAAGAAAGTTTAAGGTACAAGAACAAAGTTTTAAACAGATTATTAAGCAATTATTAAATAACAATTACAAACCAAAAAGTCTAAAATTAGCTAAGTCAATTTTAAGTGAGTATTGAAAATTTAGCAAACAATACCAGTATGTTCAAGAATTAGAACAAATAAAATTAAGTAAAGAACAAAAAAGTTATAAAAAAGTTTTTAGTTTAGATGATATTAAAAAATGTTTAAAAATTAATAAACAAGATACTAAACAGATTAAGTTTTATAAAACGATTTTATTATTCTATGCCACAACTGGAATTAGAGCAATGGAAATCTATCAACTTAAACAAATAAACAATGACTTATTCGTAATCAGTGGTAAAGGTAATAAGAACAGACAAATTTGCTATATTGAACATCTGTGAAATAACATTAAAAACAAAAAACTACCATCAACTAAAACATTACGTAAATATCTAAAAGTATTTTTTGATAATAAAAACGTTTCATTACATACGCTAAGACGTAGTTTTATTACAAACTTTTTAACTAGCAATGAAAATTATAAACGTGGAGATATGCTAAAGATTGTACAGGATTTAGTTGGTCATGAAAATATCCAAACAACACTACAATATGTACAAATCACAAAAGAACAAGTGGACGACGTTTATAAAGAATTTTTTAAGGAATTTGAAAATGATAAATAA
- the bet gene encoding phage recombination protein Bet — protein sequence MVKDDKLVPSIRLLTPNELSEQWANPNSEINQITRAVLTIQGIDLKAIDLNQAAQIIYFCQANNLNPLNKEVYLIQMGNRLAPIVGIHTMTERAYRTERLVGIVQSYNDVNKSAKTILTIRSPGLKGLGTVEAEVFLSEYSTNKNLWLTKPITMLKKVSLAHALRLSGLLAFKGDTPYIYEEMQQGEAVPNKKMFTPPVAEVIEPAVENIKKVDFNEF from the coding sequence ATGGTTAAAGACGATAAATTAGTGCCAAGCATTAGATTATTAACACCAAATGAACTAAGCGAACAATGAGCTAATCCAAATAGCGAAATTAATCAAATCACACGTGCTGTTTTGACCATTCAAGGAATTGATTTAAAAGCCATTGATTTAAACCAAGCAGCACAAATTATTTATTTTTGCCAAGCAAATAATTTAAATCCACTAAACAAAGAAGTTTATTTAATTCAAATGGGCAATCGTTTAGCACCAATTGTTGGTATTCATACTATGACAGAACGTGCTTATAGAACTGAACGATTAGTTGGTATTGTACAAAGTTATAACGATGTTAACAAAAGTGCTAAGACAATACTAACAATCAGATCGCCAGGTTTAAAAGGTCTTGGAACTGTTGAAGCTGAAGTATTTTTAAGCGAATACAGCACGAATAAAAACTTGTGATTAACAAAACCTATTACCATGTTAAAAAAGGTGTCTTTGGCCCACGCATTGCGTTTAAGTGGCTTATTAGCGTTTAAAGGTGATACGCCTTATATTTATGAAGAAATGCAACAAGGCGAAGCAGTGCCAAATAAAAAAATGTTTACACCACCAGTTGCTGAAGTAATTGAACCAGCAGTTGAAAATATAAAGAAAGTAGATTTTAATGAGTTCTAA
- a CDS encoding coiled-coil domain-containing protein translates to MVDELEKNQVQPQETEENKENALYDEIDKRIQKQFENYLKTNEQLDNANKLVEAKLKEIKDLENTFKQREQELLNKIATLEQNQQFVNIHQEKPVVEDANSHFLKFFN, encoded by the coding sequence ATGGTTGATGAACTTGAAAAAAATCAAGTTCAACCACAAGAAACTGAAGAAAATAAAGAAAATGCTTTATATGATGAAATTGACAAACGTATTCAAAAACAATTTGAAAATTATCTAAAAACAAATGAACAATTAGATAATGCTAATAAATTAGTTGAAGCTAAGTTAAAAGAAATCAAAGACTTAGAAAATACGTTTAAGCAACGAGAACAAGAATTATTAAACAAAATCGCAACGCTTGAACAAAATCAACAGTTTGTTAATATTCATCAAGAAAAACCAGTCGTAGAAGATGCTAATAGCCACTTTTTAAAATTTTTTAACTAA